The genomic stretch CCTGGTCGCTGAGCTCGACGGCCGCGAAGAAGGCTTCACCGACGGCCGGCGGCTGATTCCCGGCCGGCCGGTCCGAGCCTGCCTGGCCCACGTAACCGACCACCGCCAGGAGTAGAGCATGAGCGAAGACAGGGAGATACACACCGACGTCGTGGTCGTGGGCGCTGGCCTGGGCGGGGTGGCCGCCGCGCTGGCCGCGGCACGGGCTGGACTGCGCGTCGTTCTCGCCGAGGAGACCGATTGGATCGGCGGACAGTTGACGGCCCAGGGCGTGCCGTCGGATGAGCACCCGTGGATCGAGCAGTTCGGCTGCACCGCGAGTTATCGTCAGCTGCGCGACGGCATCCGGGACTATTACCGCCGCTGGTACCCGCTAACACCCGAGGCTCGGGCACGACGCGCGCTGAATCCCGGCAACGGAAAGGTCAGCCCGCTGTGCGCGGAGCCGCGGGTCAGCCTGGCCGTGCTGGAGGGGATGCTCGCGCCGAGCCGCGCCGACGGACGCCTCGACGTGCGGCTGCGCCACCGGCCGGTCGCGGCCACCGTCGACGATGACACCGTTACCAGCGTCACGCTCCATGACCTGGACGGCAACCGCACGCTCACTGTCACCGCCCCGTATGTTCTGGACGCCACCGAGACCGGAGAGCTGTTGCCTCTGACCGGCACGGAGTACATCACCGGTTTCGAGTCCCAGGACGACACCGGCGAGCCCAGTGCTCCCCGGGAGCGGCAACCGCTGAACATGCAGGCTGTGTCCTGGTGTTTCGCCGTGGATCACCGGCCGGGCGAAGACCACACGATCGACAAGCCCGACCAGTACGGCTTCTGGCGGGACTATCAGCCGCCGTATTGGCCGGATCGGATGTTCAGCATGGTGGCGCCGTCGCCGCAGACGCTGGAACCGGCGCCGCGTTATTTCCTTCCGCATGACGACGATCCGGCTCGTGGCGCCGACCGGGACCTGTGGGCGTTCCGGCGGATCCTCGCGCGGGACAACTTCGCGCCCGGTGCGTTTGCCAGCGACGTGGTGATCGTGAATTGGCCGATGATCGACTACCTGGAGGGGCCGTTGTTCGAGGTGGACGCCGACGAAGCGGCGAAGCACGCCGTCGGCGCCCGGCAGATGAGCCGGAGCTTCCTGTACTGGATGCAGACCGAGATGCCGACACCGGACGGCGGAACCGGCCTGCGCGGGTTGCGGTTGCGCGGCGACGTGTTCGGCACCACGCACGGGCTGGCGAAGGCCCCATACATCCGGGAGTCGCGGCGGATCGCCGCCGAGTACACGATCGTCGAACAGGACGTCTCGCTTGCGCTACGTGGACAGCAGGGCGCGAAGGCGTACCCGGACTCGGTCGGGATCGGTTCGTACCGCATCGACCTGCACCCGTCCACGGGCGGGGACAACTACATCGACGTCGGCTCGCTGCCGTTCCAGATCCCGCTGGGCGCTCTGCTGCCGGTCCGCACCCGCAACCTGCTCCCTGCGGCGAAGAACATCGGAACGACGCATATCACCAACGGCTGCTACCGGCTTCACCCGGTGGAATGGAACGTCGGCGAGTCGGCGGGTCTGCTGGCGGCGTACTGCCTCACCCACAAGGTCACCCCGCACCAGGTCCGCGCCGACGACATCCACCTCGCGGCGTATCAGAAGGCACTGACCGAGCACGGCGTCGAACTGGCCTGGCCGACGGTCTACGGCTATTGATGGTTTCAGGCGTATCGGTTGCGAGCCCGGTTTCAGAGCTTGCGCATCGCCCAGCCCTGTTCAGCGCTGTGCGCTACGGCCTCCAGGTCGGCTCCGGTGGAGGCCAGCACGGCAGCGGCCACGGCACCTTCGACGAACGGTGCGTCGGCAAGGCGGACCACGGGAGCGTTGTCCTCGTCTTCGAGGTCGGCGAGCAATGTCTTGGCCGTCAGCACCGAACTGCCCATATCCATCAGGATGAGCACGCCGTCACCCTTGTCCGCCTCAGTCACAGCGGCGCTGATCAGGTCGATGCTCGTTCCCATGCCGCCATCTTCAGTTCCTCCGGCGGGTGCGATCGGAACCTCCGCGCCGGCCAGAGAACTCGCCAGCTCCGCGGTGGCTGCCGCGAGCGCCGGACTGTGAGAGACCAGAACGATCCCCACACTCATGGCGCGGTCACCTCAGCTAATGCACGCAGGATGAGAACGGTGGAGGCGGCCCCGGGATCCTCGTGGCCGATACTGCGTTTGCCGAGATAGCTTGCGCGGCCTTTCCGGGCCTGCATCGGTATTGTCTCGGCCAGCCCGGCCTCGGCGGCCTTCGTGGCATTGACGGCGGCGGTGTGCAGGTCGGACGTGCTGCGAGCTGCTTCCTGGAACGCGGCGACGGCGGGAGCCAGCGCGTCCACCATGGTCTTGTCGCCGTGTAAGGCTCCGCCGAGTTCCTCGATGCCCCGGAGCATCGCTTCGAGCGCATCGGCTACCGCGGTGACGTCGCCCTCGTCGCGTAGTTCTTTGCCGAACTGCCGGAACCCGTTGCCGTACAACGGCCCGGACGCTCCGCCGGTCTTGGAGATCAGCGCGCGCCCGGCGGTGATCAGCGTCTTTGCGGCGCTGTCCGGCGTCTTCTCGTCGATGTCAACGACGGCCGCGAGCAGGCCACGCGTCAAGTTGGCGCCGTGGTCGCCATCGCCGATCTCGGCGTCCAGCCGGGTGAGGCGTGGCTCGTCGGTGCGCACCAATTCCGCGGCGCGGCTGACCCAGGCGATGGCCGTAGCTGTGTCGAGGATCATGTCACATCCCCCACCTCAGCGCGGGGGTGGAGACCGGTGCGTCCCATAGCCGGGCCAGCTCGTCGGTCAGCGACGTGACGGTGATCGAGAAACCGGCTTGGTCGAGGCTGGTGATGTAGTTGCCGACCAGGCTGCGTGCGACCGTAATGCCGTGACCGTTCAACCACTCGTCCGCCTCTGCGTATGCGCCGTACAGCTCGATGAGTGGTGTGCCTCCGTGGCCGTTCATGATGACCAGGACATCGCCGGAGATCGGCCGGTCGGCGTGGATGGCGTCCAGCGCGTAGGCGACCAGATCCCGTACGGGCGCGATCTCCCCGCGTTCACGTCCGGGTTCGCCGTGGATACCGACTCCCAGCTCGATCTCGTTCTCGGCGAGATCGAAACCAGGCTTGCCGGCAGCCGGGACCGTGCCGGCGTGCAACGCGATACCGAATGAACGAGAGCGTTCGTTGACCTCGGTGGCCAGCTGGGCGACCGTGTCGAGATCGGCGCCTTCTTCGGCGGCCGCTCCCGCGACCTTCTCGACGACGATCGTCCCGCCGGTGCCGCGTCGGCCGGCGGTGAATGTGGAGTCCTCGACCGCGACGTCGTCGTTGGTGACCACCGAAACGACCCGGATGTCCTCGTCTTCGGCCAGCTCGGCCGCCATCCGGAAGTTGAGGACATCGCCGGTGTAGTTCTTCACGATGTGCAGGACACCCTGGCCGGAGTCGGCCGCCTGGGTGGCGGCGATGATCTGGTCTGGAACCGGGGAGGTGTAGACCTCGCCGGGGGCGGCGGCGTCGAGCATGCCGTGCCCGACGTACCCGCCGTGCAGGGGCTCGTGACCGGAACCGCCGCCCGAGACGAGCCCGACCTTGCTCGTGGCCCGCTCAGCGCGCGAAATGATGCGGTTCTCGATGTCGACGGCGAGGCCGGGATGCGCAGCGGCCACACCACGCAACGCATCCGGGATGACAGTGTCTGGGGAGTTGATCAGCTTCTTCATCGAACGCTCCAACTCTGAGCTCGGCGACTTGTCCGGCCGCTTCAGCTGGTCCGGAACCACTCGTAGCCTCACCCTACGCCCGAATTGCCAAGATCATCGGTACTTGCGGCCATCATTCCCACCCGGCGACGCGCCGGCGGCGGGGTATGAGCAGGCTCTCGAGGATCGGGCGGCCGTGCGACACAACCGGACGAGGTGGCCCGGGCGTCTGCATGGTAGAGGCATCAATCGAAGACGGGACGGATCCGGCACGATGCGTTCGATGCGGAACGGTAGGGGCGGTGCAGATGAGAGAAGAGCTGCGGGAGTCGTTCGTCGCCATGGCGACGAGTGAACTGAACCAGCTTCGGCGCTTCGCGTATGCGGTGTGCGGTGACTGGCACCGGGCCGACGACCTCGTGCAGGCCGCGCTGGAGCGGATGTATGTCGCCTGGCCACGTGCACACGATGTCGGCGACCACGGTGCGTATGCCCGTAAGGT from Phytoactinopolyspora mesophila encodes the following:
- the dhaK gene encoding dihydroxyacetone kinase subunit DhaK, which encodes MKKLINSPDTVIPDALRGVAAAHPGLAVDIENRIISRAERATSKVGLVSGGGSGHEPLHGGYVGHGMLDAAAPGEVYTSPVPDQIIAATQAADSGQGVLHIVKNYTGDVLNFRMAAELAEDEDIRVVSVVTNDDVAVEDSTFTAGRRGTGGTIVVEKVAGAAAEEGADLDTVAQLATEVNERSRSFGIALHAGTVPAAGKPGFDLAENEIELGVGIHGEPGRERGEIAPVRDLVAYALDAIHADRPISGDVLVIMNGHGGTPLIELYGAYAEADEWLNGHGITVARSLVGNYITSLDQAGFSITVTSLTDELARLWDAPVSTPALRWGM
- the dhaL gene encoding dihydroxyacetone kinase subunit DhaL, with product MILDTATAIAWVSRAAELVRTDEPRLTRLDAEIGDGDHGANLTRGLLAAVVDIDEKTPDSAAKTLITAGRALISKTGGASGPLYGNGFRQFGKELRDEGDVTAVADALEAMLRGIEELGGALHGDKTMVDALAPAVAAFQEAARSTSDLHTAAVNATKAAEAGLAETIPMQARKGRASYLGKRSIGHEDPGAASTVLILRALAEVTAP
- a CDS encoding FAD-dependent oxidoreductase, with the protein product MSEDREIHTDVVVVGAGLGGVAAALAAARAGLRVVLAEETDWIGGQLTAQGVPSDEHPWIEQFGCTASYRQLRDGIRDYYRRWYPLTPEARARRALNPGNGKVSPLCAEPRVSLAVLEGMLAPSRADGRLDVRLRHRPVAATVDDDTVTSVTLHDLDGNRTLTVTAPYVLDATETGELLPLTGTEYITGFESQDDTGEPSAPRERQPLNMQAVSWCFAVDHRPGEDHTIDKPDQYGFWRDYQPPYWPDRMFSMVAPSPQTLEPAPRYFLPHDDDPARGADRDLWAFRRILARDNFAPGAFASDVVIVNWPMIDYLEGPLFEVDADEAAKHAVGARQMSRSFLYWMQTEMPTPDGGTGLRGLRLRGDVFGTTHGLAKAPYIRESRRIAAEYTIVEQDVSLALRGQQGAKAYPDSVGIGSYRIDLHPSTGGDNYIDVGSLPFQIPLGALLPVRTRNLLPAAKNIGTTHITNGCYRLHPVEWNVGESAGLLAAYCLTHKVTPHQVRADDIHLAAYQKALTEHGVELAWPTVYGY
- the dhaM gene encoding dihydroxyacetone kinase phosphoryl donor subunit DhaM, with the translated sequence MSVGIVLVSHSPALAAATAELASSLAGAEVPIAPAGGTEDGGMGTSIDLISAAVTEADKGDGVLILMDMGSSVLTAKTLLADLEDEDNAPVVRLADAPFVEGAVAAAVLASTGADLEAVAHSAEQGWAMRKL